CCGGCGATTGCGCACAGCTCGGCCTCGTTCGGCAGGAACAGATCGACCAGGCTGATCGCCTCGGCCAGCCCGCCGTCCCAGCGCTCGGAGGGATCGTAGTTCGTGTCGAGCGAGATCGTCAGGCCGCGCGCCCTGGCGGCCGCGAATAGCGCCGGCACATCCGGCCGCAGCGCGTCGAGCATGTAGAACGCGCCGAGGTGCAGATGCCGCGCGCGGTCGAGCATGTGCAGATCGATCTGGTCGTAGCGTAGCGCCGCGATCGAGCCAGGGTACGTCAGAATGGCGCGGTCGGCGCCATGCGACAGGATCACGCTGAGGCCGGTGCGCAGGGCCGGGTCGATCGTCACGCCCGATACATCGATGCTATACGCGGCCATCTGCGCGCACATAAACTGGCCGAACAGGTCGTGGCCAACTGTGCCAACGAACGCCACGCGCAAGCCCAGGCGCGCCGCGCCGCAGGCGAAGATCACCGACGAGCTACCGATCGTCAGCGTCGCGTCGTCGATGGTCTTTTCGATCTGGCCGAACGCCGGGGCCACATCGCCGCGCAGGATCAAGTCGGGGTTGATCTCGCCGACGACCAGCAGGTCGAATTCTTGGTTGGAAGCCATGTTATCTCACTTATGGGTTGGCAGTCGGCAGGTTGCAGGTTGGCAGGTTGCAGGTTGGCAAGTTGGCAAGTTGGCAGGTTGGCAGGTTGGCAGGTTGGCAGGTTAACCTGTACCGCTGCCCGCTCACGCCTTCATCACACGTGCGCCCTGGCTTACCAGCGCCACCTCGATCTCAGGGTCGATGCCGCTGTCGGTCACGATCAGATCGACCGCGCTGATCGGTGCCAGGAACGCAGTGGCAATCTGGCCGAACTTGCTGTGATCGGCCACCACCACCACCTTGCGGCCAATCTTCAGAATCGCGCGGTCGGTCATCGTCTCGGGCAGATACTGGTTAGTCAGCCCGTACTTCGCGTCGATCGCGTGTACGCCGATCACCACCTTGTCGGCGCGCAGCTCAGCCAGCGCTTGCTCGGTCAGGTGGCCGATCATCGACAGCTCGGCGCGCCGCAGCTGGCCGCCCAGGCTGATCAGCGTAGCATCGGGCGAGTCCGACATCAGGTTCAGCACCATAAGCGAGTTGGTGATGATCGTCAGGTGCTTGTGCGCGAGCAGGTTGCGCGCCACCTCGAGCACGGTGGTGCCGTTGCCCAGGAACACGGTGTCGCCGTCGTGAATCAGCTCGGCGGTGACGCGGCCGATGCGCTGCTTCTCTTCCGACTGCTCGGCCAGCCGGTTGACCACCGGCAGCTCGGGTGGCGCCTGGCGGATCGGGATGGCCCCGCCGTGTACGCGCTGGATCTTGCCGCGCTCGGCCAGCGCATCCAGGTCGCGGCGGGCGGTAGCCGGGCTGATCGTGAAATAGTCGCAGATCTGCGTGACTGTGACGCGCTGGCGCTGTTCGATGAATTGTAGAAGGTTGGCCTGGCGTTCGATGCTTGAAATCGCCAGATCGGCTACTTTCTCCATCTGTATCCCTGCTCTCTGGTTACACAGGTTTGGCTCGCCACGCTGCGTTACCTGGCCGGGGCCTGGTACCCTATATTTGTAGAGCGTTCACTGCTGGCGGCGTAGGCCTGTGGCAGCGCGATACATGCTGCCGCAGGCACCAATCCGCGCAAGCGAAAATCCTAATGTGTCAGCTCTGCGCTGCCCGTGCGCGATCTTCATTCTGCCTGCGGCACTGCGCCGAAAATCACACACAAAGCTGCCGCAGGCAAAAAAGCGTAGAGTCGTAACGCGCCACGACGCACCGGCCGCTCAATCGTTCTTCATCCGGTAGTCGATCCGCTGGGGTGGCGGGTGGCGCAGCTCGACCTCGGCGCGCAGCGTGGCATCGAGCGGGCGCCCCAGTGTGGCCGCCTCGCGCCTAGCCCACAGCTCGAACCACAGGTCGGTCAGCTCGCTCTCACCTTCGCGAATATCGGCGTACTCATACTCAAGCACCTGCTCGACTGTGGCCAGGTCGCCGAGCGCCAGGGCCATCCGGCCGCGCACGATCCGGATGCGATCGTGGTTGCGCTGCTGCTCGGGCAGCTGCAGGTACACCACCCGCGCCAGGTCGAACTGGTGCTCGGCGCAGAGTAGCTGCAAATATTCATGAGCCAGCCCGGCCGGCGGATCGCCCCCAGCGACGGCCAGATCCCAGGCCAGCCCGTAGTAGCCGAGCGCCGGCCGGGTGTGGCCGCGCCGGCACGCCAGCACCGCCAGGTTGCGGTAGGCCCACGCCGAGGGCACCTGTGCGATCGACTCGATCCAGGCCAACTCGGCGCCAGGCTCATCGCCGCACTCAAGCGCGATCACGCCTGCGTGCAGCAGCGCGTACCAGTTGCGGTTGGCCGGGTTGGCCAGGCTCGCGGTCAGCAGCGTCGCCCACTCGGGCTGGGTCATCCACTCGCCCGGCGGCAGCTGGGCGCTCTGTTCGGGCAGCCGGCCGTCGTGCAGCAGCGCCAGCCACCTGGCCTGCTCGCGGCCGAGCGTCGCGGGCGGGAATACGAACGCGCCAGGCCAGCCAGCGCTGCCGGCTGCCGCGCGCCGGGCCAGCTCGAGCGCGCCCCACCCCGCGCCTGTGTGCAGCAGCTCGCGCGGCGGCGCATCGGCGCGCAGGCGGCAGCCGGCCTCGATCGCGGCCAGCCGTGCGGGCGCGATCAGCGCCTCGATCGCATGCTGGGTACTGCGCCGGGCGGTTGGCCAGTCGGGGCTGTGCGTCTGCTCAGGGTCGGCCGCAAGGTAGCCAAACACCTGCGTCCAGTCCCACACGGCTTGCGGCGGCATGGGCTGGCTGTGCAGCTGGGTTGGCGCCAGGCCGGCCTGGATCTCGATGTACGGGTGGCCTGGCTCGGACAGAAATTCTTGCCAGCGGCGCCCACCGGCGTGCGTGCCCCAGCAGAACAACTTACGATAGCCCAGCTGCGGCGTCGAGGCCTCGAACAGGCCGGTGCCCTGCCGGTCGAGCGCGGCCTGCCAGGGCATGGCCGCCTGATTGCACTGGAAGAAATACTCGTTCGCAAACGGGAAGTTGGTCGCGTAGCTCGCATCGCGCTCGGGCAGGCTCGGCAGCACCGGCATTTCGGCCGCGCCAAAGCTCAGCGTGCGGAAATCATCGAGGTACAGCACCTGGTCGGCGGCTGCCAGCACGCGCACGTCGGGGGCCTCGGGCACGGCGATGTTCGTCCACCAGTACATCCAGGCCGGGCTATCGTTAGGGTTGACGATGCGGGTGTAGACGATCAGCAGCGGCGAGTCGGGCGGCAGGTAGCAGTCGATCTGCCAGAGCAGGCGCTTACAGCGCTCGAACTCGTACAGCCGCAGGCCCGGCTCGCCGGCCGGCCCCTGGATCGCAGCGGCGAACAGCGGCGCGCATGTGCCGAAGGTATGCCCGAACTGGCTGATGTTCCACTCGATCCCGCCCGAGAACCAGGCGTTGCGAATGGCCAGGTTGGCCGGCTGGAACACCGGGTTGCGCGCCAGCAGCTCGCGGCCGCCCGGCAGGTAGCGCAGCGAGTACAGCCGGCCGCCCAGCTCGGGCAGGAATGTCGCAGACAGGTAGGCATTTTCGAGCACCAGCGCATGGAACGTGAGCGGCCGCCGCGCCCGCGTGTAGCTGTCCTGCATGCGGTAGGGCAACACGCGGAACCCGGCCTGCACGCCAAAGTGCTCGCGTTGCTCGGGCGCCATGCTCGGCAGCGCGCGCGCCGGCAGATCCTGCTGCGGGTCGCGGAAGAACGGCAGCGGATTCTCATCGCCGAGCGGTGCGCCGGGGATGGTCAGCAGCTCGACGCGCAGATCAGTCATGATCGGTTGATCCTCTCAAGGACGATGTGCCTCGCAGCATTATCTCTGATTGTAGCCGGAAATTCAAATACTTAGTAGGGCTTACGAAGTTGGCGCGCTCAGCCTTCGGCAGAGCGGTACGTCCCTTTGTATCTGTGTGCGGTTTTTCCGCGCTCCGCGCGGAAAAACCGCACACAAAGGATGATCACGTACCATGCTGCCGGCTCCCCTGAGCGAAGTCGAGGAGCGGGCAAACACTGGTTGCCTCCATCGGCGGTGCGACGCGCCGCACCAGCCGGCCGCTATTTCGCCAGGATGGCTGCGCCGCTAGCTGCCGAGCACATTCACCTCGGCCGCAGAAGTCCACGCGCCACGCCCGCCGGCCTCGCTCAGCGCGCGCAGCCGCACATACCGGCCACTCTTCGCCGCGAAGGTGACGGTCTTCTCGCTGGCGTCGTCGGCCCAGCTGCCGCTCGCCACCGCCGCGCCCCACGTGACCCCATCCGCGCTCACATACACCTCGTACTGGCCGATCCGGCCGTTGCTGCCCGGCGCCGGGCGCGGCAGGTAGCGCAGCCCGGTCACGCTATAGCTCGCGCCCATGTTCAACGTGATCTGGTGCGGCAGCGGGCTGACGCTGCCGGTGTACTGGGTGTGCCAGATCGTGCTGGCGCTGCCGTCGATCGCGTTGGCGCAGGCCCCATTCTCGCCGCTGGTCTCCTGGCTGTCGCAGGTCGCCGTCCAGCCCGTGCGCGGCAGCACCCCGCCGGTTGGGATCGGCGTGCTGGTGGCGGTGGGCGGCACAGGCGTAGGCGTGCTGGTGGCGGCTGTGCCGCTGCTGCCGAGCACATTCACCTCGGCGGCGGTGGTCCACGCGCCACGCCCGCCGGCCTCGCTCAGCGCGCGCAGCCGCACATACCGGCCGCTCTTCGCCGCGAAGGTGACGGTCTTCTCGCTGGCGTCGTCGGCCCAACTGCCGCTCGCCACCGCCACACCCCACGTGATCCCATCCGCGCTCACATACACCTCGTACTGGCCGATCCGGCCGTTGCTGCCCGGCGCCGGGCGCGGCAGGTAGCGCAGCCCGGTCACGCTATAGCTCGCGCCCATGTTCAACGTGATCTGGTGCGGCAGCGGGCTGACGCTGCCGGTGTACTGGGTGTGCCAGATCGTGCTGGCGCTGCCGTCGATCGCGTTGGCGCAGGCCCCATTCTCGCCGCTGGTCTCCTGGCTGTCGCAGGTCGCCGTCCAGCCTGTGCGCGGCAGCACCCCGCCGGTAGGGATCGGCGTGCTGGTGGCGGTGGGCGGCACGGGGGTTGGGGTCGCGCCGGTGAAGGGCACTGCTTCAAACACATAAACCCCATAGGGTGGAATTGTGACGTTACTGATGCTGCCAGACTGAGCTACAAAGCTGCCGGTGCCATTGTCGATCTCGCTAAACTGATAGCTGGTAGGGGTGCCTGGGTACAGCTCAAACACCGACTGCGGGTTCAGCGCAAACGTCTGGGCTGTAGCCGCCGGGTTGCGCAGCGCAAGTACCGCCTTGGATGGCGAATACGACGCGTACCCATACACTGCCCCCGACGCCGGGTTACCACCCACCCAGTGCGAGTCGGAAAGCAGATCGGAGAGCGGGCGCGACCACTTCAGGTACTTCGCTAGCCGATCCCAGAAGAGCGTCTGGTTTGCGGCAGTTTGCGACGACACGAGATCGCCCTGGATGTACAGCTCTTGCAACATGCCCGATGCCAGGAATAGCTTCATATCGCCCCAGACCTCGGCCTGCGTAGCGGCGCTCGATAAATCGTTCGGCAGCGGGAAGTTACTGTTGTTGGAGTAGACAAAGCCATGATTCATCAGCTCGGGCACCGGGAACAGCGAGCTGGCCTGAACAGCGTCCTCGTAGACAACTTGATCGCGATAGCTGATCCACTGCTGGCGGTTATTGCCAGTGCCGGCCAGGCCCATGTCATCGCGCCCACGCCACATCGAGTCGGCTACGAAGAGGAGGTAGGGGTTATGCCAGGTGCCGCATGTCAGGTTAACGTAGACATTCGGGTTGGCCGCACGCAGATCGGTGCCGACCAGCTGAAACAGGTTCTCGTAGGCCCCAAGATCAGTTGGGCCGTTAGGCGCAAAACAGTTACCGCCAGTGCCGTCGAATTTAAAATGCGACACGCCGCGATTGTTCATAAAGTCAACCGCCTGGCTCTTAAAGCGGTTATAGTAGCGCGGCTGGCCCAGGTCAAACCCAAACGCTGCCGTCTCGTATGGCTGTGGCAGCGCGCTGTTCGCGGCCAGCCGCGAGCTTTGGAGCGAGCCGTAGCCGCCCTGAGGCGACATCCAGATCGCCAGGTGGCCGCCATAGCTTTCGGCCTGCGTCTTGAGGTTAAGGAAGGCGCCAGGGAACTTGCTTGCTCTGGTATCGATGCTCCAGATCTCGCCATTATAGTTATCCCAGGCGTCATCCAGCAGCCAGCCGTCCATCACCGCGCCACGCTTGGTAACCAGCTCGCTGCCAAATTGCTGGATGCGCTGCGCCGTGCCTGCCTCGGTCAGGTTCGCGCCGCGCAGGTCGAACCACGAGTTCCAGTGGGTGTAGGGCCGGCGGAAATGCGCGCGCTCGCGCTGGAAGTAGTACACAAAGGCGCGGCGCATTTGCCCAGCCGGGCTCAAGGCGATCCCCGCCGACAGCTTAAAGCTGGTGCCGCTGGTAATGGCATTACGGCGTTGGAGATAGAATTCCACGGCGTTGCCGGTGATCGTTGCAATCGTGTTGGGGTGCTCGATCCCCATGAACAGGTTGCCTGCGCGCACCGGGGAGCCTTGATCCTGCGTGCTGGTATAGGCGGGGGCTGGCGCGGTCGCTTTAATGAGCCACAGCTTCGTAAAGCTCAGGCTCCCGCCCGCAGGCGCCAGCACAACCTCAAACTTCACATTATTGCCATGGTCGCGCAGTATCACGCTCCAGTCGATATCGACGGTCAGCGCGCCCGCAGTATAGCGATACTTTAGGCTAATCTTCTGGCCATTATCGCGCTCGGCCAGGCGAATCGCGTTGGGCGTACCCGTAATAGGCGCGAGCGTCGGGCCTGAGATCAAGGTCGTATTAAGCTCAGTAACCGTGGTTCCGTTAGCAAGCAGCAGTTCGAACATGCGGCTTGTCGTCAGCGACACCGCCTGCGACTGGAGCTTATCTTGAAAAGCCGATACATAATAGCCATTGCCACTTTTGAGCCATTGCATCTTTAAGATGCTGTTTTCCACGAAGAAGCTATCGACACCAAGTGTCGCGGTCGCTGTGCCTGGGTTGAGCCCTGGGAAATCGATCAGGGTGTTTGCATCGGTGGCAGCAAGGGCCGATTGCACCGGCGCCAGCGGCGCCGCGATCGGGGTAAACAGCACCCCAGCCACCAATCCCAACAGCATCACCCCCATCGTCGCCAGCCGCACGGTTCGGCTTGTCACCCTGCGCATGAGCCTTTGCATGGTTGTACCCCTTCGTTACTACAGCGAGAAGAACAATGCTGGAGCTACGCCCCCACCCATGTCGTGAGCGCGTATGTCGTGAGCGCGTAAGTTAGCGCGGATCGTGCTCCCTACGCGTAATCCCTTGATCAGCCGGAATTTTAGGTATACAAAAGACGCCCCCTGCGCGAAGCGAGTGGTAGCGATGCCGTACAGCCCGGTTATTCTTTAATCAATTAGATGCTGAAAATTGCCTGTTTTGTCAGGTTGACCCACACGATCATGCTATTCTGTAGCAGGGTTACGCTTACCGATGAACTGGGTCTATGGTCGTAAAGCGGCCTTGCAGGGAAGGCTAGGGGTACGCAGCCGGCTGCACGCCTTCGCCCTACCCACGTATGTTCATTGCCGGTTTGGCCGGCCGCCGGCCACCCCGCGTCGCCGATCGTCACGGCCAGGAACGGATCTCCGCACGGCGTATACTAGCCCTTCACCGCGCCGGCAGTCATGCCCTTCTCGATCCGGTCGTTGAAGATCAGGTACACCACCAGCGTCGGGATCATCACGATCGTCACCGCCGCAAACAGGCCACTCCAATCGCTGCCGTAGAACTGCTTGGCCTGCAGGTAGTACAGCCCTTGCGAAAGCACATAGTGGGTGTTTTTGTCTTCGTTGGTGATCATCAGCGTGTTCGGCAGGATGTACTGGTTCCACTGGCCCAAAAAATTAAAGATGCCCATAGTGATCAGGCCCGGCCGCGCCAGCGGCAGGTACACCCGGAAGAAGATGTCGTACTGGCTGGCGCCGTCGAGCGTGGCGGCCTCGCCCAGCTCTTTCGGCAGGGTCTTGAAGAAGTTGATCAGGAAGAAGATCGTGAATGAGAGCGAGAAGGCCACATACACCAGGATCAGGCCGATGTATGTATCGAACAGGCGCAGCTGCTGGGTTACGAAGTATAGCGGCACCAGCGCCAAGAACAGCGGGAAGATCATGCCGACCAGGAACAGGTAGGTGATCAGGTTGCGCCCGCGGAACTCAAAGCGCGCCAGCACATACGCGGCCATCGACGAGAGCAGCAGTGTCAGGAATAGCGCCGGCAGCACGACGATCAGCGTGTTGATGAAATACTCGCCCAGCCGCGCTGTCGTCCACGCGCGCACGAAGTTGTCGAACACCGGCCTGGCCGGCAGCGCCCATGGGCTGAAGAAGATCTCCTGGTCGGTCTTGAACGAGGTCATGATTGCCCAGGCCATCGGGAAGATCACCAGGATGGCCCAGGCGCCCAGGATCAGGTAGATCAGCAGCTTGCCAAGCAGGGCAAGTGGGCGCGCGCTGCGCGTGGTAGCCGCGTGTGCGGTGGGTTGGCTCGTCACAGTTGTCATGCGTTACTCCCTGCTACGCGTGTTCGTACGTATCGACGGAAATGAACCAGGGGTTGCCACAACGGCGCAAAGACTCAAAGCATTCGGCAGGGTTTCACAACACCACACCAGCTGTTCCTGATCGATCTGGTACAGCCTTCGCGCCTGTGATCTTTGTGGCAGGCAACTCGCGGCGTATTTCAAGCCGTACTAATACTCAAACGCCTCGCGCGCGGTGAAGCGCAGGCTCACTACCGAAAGCACGAACACCAGGATCAGCAGCACCAGGCCCATGGCCGTGGCATAGCCAAACTGGCCCTCGCTGAACGCCGTCGAGTACAGGTAGGTCGGCACTACGTCGGCGGCGCGGCTCGGCCCGCCGGTGCCGTTGGTCATTACCGTCACCTGGGCGAACAGATCCATCGCGCCGATCGCCAGGAACACAATCGCGGTGCGGATAGTATCCCACAGCAGCGGCACGGTCACATTCCAGAACTTCACCCACGAACTGGCGCCGTCGATCTCGGCCGACTCGTAGTAATCGGCGGGGATGCCCTGCATGCCGGCCACGAACAGCACCATGTAGAAGCCAACCGACTGCCACACCACCATGGCCAGCACCGCGAAGAACACGGTGCCGCGGTCGCCCAGCCACGGGAAGCTCGTGAACTGCGTCATGCCCAGCGCACCCAGGAAGCTATTCAGCAGGCCGATCGTCGGGTGGTAGATGAAGCTCCACAGCACCGCCACCACCACCACCGACATGACCTGTGGGAAGAAGAATGCGACCCGGAAGAAGCGCGCCAGCCCGATGCCCTGGGTGAATAGGAACGCGAAGAACAGGCCGATACCGATGATCACCGGCGGCAAGATCACCAGCGCAATGCCGTTGTGCCCGAGCGCGTTCCAGAACTTCTGGTCGGCGTAGAGCTTGATGAAGTTGTTGACGCCGTTGAAGCGAATATTCGCCGAGAGCCCGCTCCACCTGGTGAAGGCGAAGATCATGGCCGAGAAGTAGGGCAGCAGCACGAACAGCGTGTACAGCGCCAGGGGCAGCGCCAGAAACGACACGATCAGGCCATTTTTGCCACGGTTCATATGCCCTCATAGTAAGGTAGTGCCTAGTGCGAACGTGTAGTGCGAAGGTATAGCACGAACGTGTAGCGCGAAAG
The sequence above is drawn from the Candidatus Kouleothrix ribensis genome and encodes:
- a CDS encoding sugar ABC transporter permease, which translates into the protein MNRGKNGLIVSFLALPLALYTLFVLLPYFSAMIFAFTRWSGLSANIRFNGVNNFIKLYADQKFWNALGHNGIALVILPPVIIGIGLFFAFLFTQGIGLARFFRVAFFFPQVMSVVVVAVLWSFIYHPTIGLLNSFLGALGMTQFTSFPWLGDRGTVFFAVLAMVVWQSVGFYMVLFVAGMQGIPADYYESAEIDGASSWVKFWNVTVPLLWDTIRTAIVFLAIGAMDLFAQVTVMTNGTGGPSRAADVVPTYLYSTAFSEGQFGYATAMGLVLLILVFVLSVVSLRFTAREAFEY
- a CDS encoding DeoR/GlpR transcriptional regulator, with protein sequence MEKVADLAISSIERQANLLQFIEQRQRVTVTQICDYFTISPATARRDLDALAERGKIQRVHGGAIPIRQAPPELPVVNRLAEQSEEKQRIGRVTAELIHDGDTVFLGNGTTVLEVARNLLAHKHLTIITNSLMVLNLMSDSPDATLISLGGQLRRAELSMIGHLTEQALAELRADKVVIGVHAIDAKYGLTNQYLPETMTDRAILKIGRKVVVVADHSKFGQIATAFLAPISAVDLIVTDSGIDPEIEVALVSQGARVMKA
- a CDS encoding sugar kinase, encoding MASNQEFDLLVVGEINPDLILRGDVAPAFGQIEKTIDDATLTIGSSSVIFACGAARLGLRVAFVGTVGHDLFGQFMCAQMAAYSIDVSGVTIDPALRTGLSVILSHGADRAILTYPGSIAALRYDQIDLHMLDRARHLHLGAFYMLDALRPDVPALFAAARARGLTISLDTNYDPSERWDGGLAEAISLVDLFLPNEAELCAIAGSADVEVALGRLAGRVPLIGVKLGARGGVARQGHTIVRAPALPVPVADTTGAGDSFDAGFVYGFVQGWGLEETLRLACACGSLSTRAAGGTTAQPTLAEAREAL
- a CDS encoding carbohydrate ABC transporter permease codes for the protein MTTVTSQPTAHAATTRSARPLALLGKLLIYLILGAWAILVIFPMAWAIMTSFKTDQEIFFSPWALPARPVFDNFVRAWTTARLGEYFINTLIVVLPALFLTLLLSSMAAYVLARFEFRGRNLITYLFLVGMIFPLFLALVPLYFVTQQLRLFDTYIGLILVYVAFSLSFTIFFLINFFKTLPKELGEAATLDGASQYDIFFRVYLPLARPGLITMGIFNFLGQWNQYILPNTLMITNEDKNTHYVLSQGLYYLQAKQFYGSDWSGLFAAVTIVMIPTLVVYLIFNDRIEKGMTAGAVKG
- a CDS encoding discoidin domain-containing protein; its protein translation is MTSRTVRLATMGVMLLGLVAGVLFTPIAAPLAPVQSALAATDANTLIDFPGLNPGTATATLGVDSFFVENSILKMQWLKSGNGYYVSAFQDKLQSQAVSLTTSRMFELLLANGTTVTELNTTLISGPTLAPITGTPNAIRLAERDNGQKISLKYRYTAGALTVDIDWSVILRDHGNNVKFEVVLAPAGGSLSFTKLWLIKATAPAPAYTSTQDQGSPVRAGNLFMGIEHPNTIATITGNAVEFYLQRRNAITSGTSFKLSAGIALSPAGQMRRAFVYYFQRERAHFRRPYTHWNSWFDLRGANLTEAGTAQRIQQFGSELVTKRGAVMDGWLLDDAWDNYNGEIWSIDTRASKFPGAFLNLKTQAESYGGHLAIWMSPQGGYGSLQSSRLAANSALPQPYETAAFGFDLGQPRYYNRFKSQAVDFMNNRGVSHFKFDGTGGNCFAPNGPTDLGAYENLFQLVGTDLRAANPNVYVNLTCGTWHNPYLLFVADSMWRGRDDMGLAGTGNNRQQWISYRDQVVYEDAVQASSLFPVPELMNHGFVYSNNSNFPLPNDLSSAATQAEVWGDMKLFLASGMLQELYIQGDLVSSQTAANQTLFWDRLAKYLKWSRPLSDLLSDSHWVGGNPASGAVYGYASYSPSKAVLALRNPAATAQTFALNPQSVFELYPGTPTSYQFSEIDNGTGSFVAQSGSISNVTIPPYGVYVFEAVPFTGATPTPVPPTATSTPIPTGGVLPRTGWTATCDSQETSGENGACANAIDGSASTIWHTQYTGSVSPLPHQITLNMGASYSVTGLRYLPRPAPGSNGRIGQYEVYVSADGITWGVAVASGSWADDASEKTVTFAAKSGRYVRLRALSEAGGRGAWTTAAEVNVLGSSGTAATSTPTPVPPTATSTPIPTGGVLPRTGWTATCDSQETSGENGACANAIDGSASTIWHTQYTGSVSPLPHQITLNMGASYSVTGLRYLPRPAPGSNGRIGQYEVYVSADGVTWGAAVASGSWADDASEKTVTFAAKSGRYVRLRALSEAGGRGAWTSAAEVNVLGS
- a CDS encoding DUF5107 domain-containing protein encodes the protein MTDLRVELLTIPGAPLGDENPLPFFRDPQQDLPARALPSMAPEQREHFGVQAGFRVLPYRMQDSYTRARRPLTFHALVLENAYLSATFLPELGGRLYSLRYLPGGRELLARNPVFQPANLAIRNAWFSGGIEWNISQFGHTFGTCAPLFAAAIQGPAGEPGLRLYEFERCKRLLWQIDCYLPPDSPLLIVYTRIVNPNDSPAWMYWWTNIAVPEAPDVRVLAAADQVLYLDDFRTLSFGAAEMPVLPSLPERDASYATNFPFANEYFFQCNQAAMPWQAALDRQGTGLFEASTPQLGYRKLFCWGTHAGGRRWQEFLSEPGHPYIEIQAGLAPTQLHSQPMPPQAVWDWTQVFGYLAADPEQTHSPDWPTARRSTQHAIEALIAPARLAAIEAGCRLRADAPPRELLHTGAGWGALELARRAAAGSAGWPGAFVFPPATLGREQARWLALLHDGRLPEQSAQLPPGEWMTQPEWATLLTASLANPANRNWYALLHAGVIALECGDEPGAELAWIESIAQVPSAWAYRNLAVLACRRGHTRPALGYYGLAWDLAVAGGDPPAGLAHEYLQLLCAEHQFDLARVVYLQLPEQQRNHDRIRIVRGRMALALGDLATVEQVLEYEYADIREGESELTDLWFELWARREAATLGRPLDATLRAEVELRHPPPQRIDYRMKND